One segment of Phaeacidiphilus oryzae TH49 DNA contains the following:
- a CDS encoding NUDIX hydrolase: MTDDGGPELIRAAGVLLWRPGADGSREIALVHRPKYDDWSFPKGKLDPGEDWAAAALRETWEETGLTVRLGARLPSTHYLSRGRPKEVRYWAAEPADGAFQPNPEVDELVWVSPGEALTRLTYPYDRALLIAFLRA; encoded by the coding sequence ATGACGGACGACGGCGGACCGGAGCTGATCCGGGCGGCGGGGGTGCTGCTGTGGCGGCCCGGCGCCGACGGCTCGCGGGAGATCGCGCTGGTCCACCGGCCGAAGTACGACGACTGGTCGTTCCCCAAGGGGAAGCTCGACCCCGGCGAGGACTGGGCCGCGGCGGCGCTGCGGGAGACCTGGGAGGAGACGGGCCTGACGGTGCGGCTGGGCGCGCGGCTGCCGAGCACCCACTACCTCTCGCGGGGGCGGCCGAAGGAGGTCCGGTACTGGGCGGCGGAGCCGGCCGACGGCGCGTTCCAGCCGAACCCGGAGGTCGACGAGCTGGTGTGGGTGTCCCCCGGCGAGGCGCTGACCCGTCTGACCTACCCGTACGACCGCGCGCTGCTGATCGCGTTCCTGCGGGCC